A section of the Chitinivibrionales bacterium genome encodes:
- the murC gene encoding UDP-N-acetylmuramate--L-alanine ligase, which yields MMLLNQRKTVHFIGIGGVGMSGLAEFLRTAGYTVTGSDRQSSAITKRLESLGITIQYGHAPNLVRDAHLVVYSSAIKEENPERAYARDNKIPVMRRAEMLGELMRMKFSIAVAGTHGKTTTTSLIGQIFNDAGMTPTVIVGGILRRYDTNALVGKGDILVAEADEFDRSFLKMFPSVAVVTNIEADHLDCYSGIDDIKAAFLQFANLVPFYGALVACADEPGVRELLAGYAKTAITYGVSREADYSGRDIRFTGGKTAFTVHKKAQKLGVLELTIPGLHNVKNALAACAVATELGVDFGKIARSLAGFGGIKRRFEIVGQKAGVTVIDDYAHHPSEIAATIAAARSAGYRRVVAVFQPHLYTRTRDFLDGFAQALCAADELVVTAIYQSREEPIAGVNSLAIVEKAKKLGHAHARYIEKKADIAAQLAPECRAGDAVVVMGAGDINKICKDILSGIRDA from the coding sequence ATGATGCTGCTCAACCAGAGGAAAACGGTTCATTTTATCGGCATCGGCGGCGTGGGCATGAGCGGCCTTGCCGAGTTTCTGCGCACGGCCGGCTACACCGTGACCGGCAGCGACCGCCAGTCGTCCGCGATCACGAAACGCCTCGAATCGCTGGGCATTACAATTCAGTACGGCCATGCACCGAACCTGGTGCGCGACGCGCACCTCGTGGTGTATTCGAGCGCGATAAAAGAAGAAAACCCGGAACGGGCGTACGCGCGCGACAATAAAATTCCGGTCATGCGGCGCGCAGAGATGCTCGGCGAGCTCATGCGCATGAAGTTTTCCATCGCAGTTGCGGGAACGCACGGCAAGACAACGACCACGTCGCTCATCGGGCAGATTTTCAACGATGCGGGCATGACGCCGACGGTGATCGTGGGCGGGATCCTGCGGCGCTACGACACCAACGCGCTCGTCGGAAAGGGAGACATCCTGGTGGCGGAGGCGGACGAATTCGACCGGTCGTTTCTGAAAATGTTCCCGTCGGTCGCGGTGGTGACCAACATCGAGGCCGACCATCTGGATTGCTATTCAGGAATTGACGACATAAAGGCGGCATTTCTGCAGTTCGCCAACCTCGTGCCGTTTTACGGCGCGCTGGTCGCCTGCGCCGACGAGCCCGGCGTGCGCGAGCTGCTGGCGGGCTACGCGAAGACGGCGATCACCTACGGCGTGTCGCGGGAGGCCGATTATTCGGGCCGGGACATACGGTTTACAGGAGGGAAAACTGCCTTCACGGTCCATAAGAAGGCGCAGAAACTGGGCGTCCTCGAGCTCACCATTCCGGGGCTCCACAATGTCAAGAATGCGCTTGCCGCATGCGCGGTGGCGACCGAGCTCGGGGTTGATTTTGGCAAAATCGCCAGGAGCCTCGCCGGTTTCGGCGGGATCAAACGGCGTTTCGAAATAGTGGGGCAAAAGGCGGGCGTCACCGTGATCGACGATTACGCGCACCATCCGAGCGAAATCGCGGCGACCATCGCGGCGGCGCGCAGCGCCGGCTACAGGCGCGTCGTGGCGGTGTTCCAGCCGCACCTGTACACGCGAACGCGCGACTTTCTCGACGGGTTCGCGCAGGCGCTGTGCGCCGCCGACGAACTCGTGGTCACCGCGATTTACCAGTCGCGCGAGGAGCCGATTGCGGGCGTCAACAGCCTCGCCATCGTGGAAAAAGCGAAAAAACTCGGGCATGCCCATGCCCGTTACATAGAGAAAAAGGCCGACATCGCGGCGCAGCTCGCGCCTGAGTGCAGGGCGGGCGACGCGGTGGTGGTCATGGGCGCGGGCGACATCAATAAGATATGCAAAGACATACTCTCGGGGATCCGGGATGCATAA
- a CDS encoding UDP-N-acetylmuramoyl-L-alanyl-D-glutamate--2,6-diaminopimelate ligase: MTWNDLTKQLEVRQSGGGQNPVLTGVTCDSRTAGPGSLYVSIQGFKVNGDAFIKSAVDKGASAVLSENPQPACPVAWAQVPSARRALGLASRAVYGIDMAKIRSVGVTGTNGKTTTAHLLQTLLQLVHGNDAVWMFGTIKYYEAGKTAAAHNTTPEAVEIFRDIAAAEKKPAAIVMEVSSHSLALHRVAGLAFDCGLFTNLTQDHLDFHASMEEYYHAKKMLFTEYLKPGGRAVINTDDPYGQRLARELAGNPLVTFGRNEAADVRIVDWQCGWGATTVTLSLKGRREILTSRLAGFFNVYNMTALAAAATALGIGMDTVRRCCEAVETVPGRMDRVPLDAPFSVFVDYAHTPDALVNVLSTVKKIGAGRLICVFGCGGDRDKTKRALMGRAVAENADEAVVTSDNPRSEDPQAIVRDILRGIPLDFPHTAIVDRREAIRKALSMARPGDCVVVAGKGHEDYQEIKGVRHHFDDREEVIKAFSEAKAHAR; the protein is encoded by the coding sequence ATGACGTGGAATGATCTGACAAAGCAGCTCGAGGTGCGCCAAAGCGGCGGCGGCCAAAACCCGGTTCTCACCGGCGTCACCTGCGATTCGCGCACCGCCGGGCCGGGCTCGCTGTATGTGAGTATTCAGGGCTTCAAGGTGAATGGCGACGCGTTCATTAAGAGTGCCGTTGACAAAGGCGCAAGCGCGGTGCTGTCGGAGAACCCGCAGCCGGCCTGTCCCGTGGCGTGGGCGCAGGTGCCGAGCGCGCGCCGCGCGCTCGGCCTTGCGAGCAGGGCGGTGTACGGCATCGACATGGCGAAAATCAGGAGCGTGGGCGTGACCGGTACCAACGGCAAGACCACCACCGCGCACCTGCTGCAGACGCTGCTTCAGCTCGTTCACGGTAACGACGCCGTATGGATGTTCGGAACAATCAAATATTATGAGGCCGGCAAGACCGCGGCCGCGCACAATACCACGCCCGAGGCGGTTGAAATTTTCCGCGACATCGCGGCCGCGGAAAAAAAGCCGGCGGCGATCGTGATGGAGGTGTCGTCGCATTCGCTGGCGCTCCACCGGGTTGCCGGGCTGGCATTCGACTGCGGGCTGTTCACGAACCTCACGCAGGACCATCTGGATTTTCACGCGTCAATGGAAGAATATTATCATGCGAAAAAAATGCTTTTCACCGAATACCTGAAACCCGGCGGCAGGGCCGTGATCAACACCGACGACCCGTACGGGCAGCGACTGGCCAGGGAGCTTGCGGGAAACCCCCTGGTGACCTTCGGCAGGAACGAAGCGGCCGACGTGCGCATCGTTGACTGGCAATGCGGGTGGGGCGCCACGACCGTCACGCTGAGCTTGAAGGGACGGCGCGAAATTCTCACCTCAAGGCTCGCCGGGTTCTTCAACGTTTACAACATGACCGCGCTCGCGGCAGCGGCAACGGCGCTCGGCATCGGCATGGATACGGTGCGGCGCTGCTGCGAGGCTGTGGAGACCGTTCCCGGCCGCATGGACCGCGTGCCGCTCGACGCCCCGTTTTCGGTGTTCGTGGACTACGCGCACACGCCCGACGCGCTTGTCAACGTGCTTTCCACGGTGAAGAAGATCGGCGCGGGCAGGCTCATCTGCGTGTTCGGCTGCGGCGGCGACCGGGACAAAACCAAGCGTGCACTCATGGGGCGGGCGGTGGCTGAAAACGCCGACGAGGCCGTGGTGACGTCGGATAACCCGCGCAGCGAAGATCCGCAGGCAATCGTGCGCGACATCTTGAGGGGCATCCCGCTCGATTTCCCTCACACGGCTATTGTTGACAGGAGAGAAGCGATACGCAAGGCGCTTTCCATGGCCCGGCCGGGCGACTGCGTGGTGGTTGCGGGCAAGGGCCACGAGGACTATCAGGAGATAAAGGGCGTTCGCCATCATTTTGACGACCGGGAAGAAGTGATAAAGGCTTTTTCGGAGGCGAAGGCGCATGCGCGTTGA
- the murG gene encoding undecaprenyldiphospho-muramoylpentapeptide beta-N-acetylglucosaminyltransferase, whose amino-acid sequence MAGVSNPLIVIAAGGTGGHIFPALSVALELRSRMPAASLLWIGTSRSREKELCERNAIPLEILDVEGIRRALSLSVLRATVRFVNAFCTMVKRFGKNRPSAVVAFGGYVCAPVLSAARLRRVPYYLQEQNTIPGLVNRLFARNAAGVFLGFPLAGKRRLAGIGEVTGTPVRSGEKSYDGFNYPDGFDKTRKAILVCGGSQGAQSMNALLAAPVDKWATAGTQVVWQTGGPSFAGLSERFKRRKGMFLFPTITDLYPFYAAAKLVIGRAGASTLSEVSYFGLPCVLIPLPWAAENHQWVNAGLVEAQGWGIRVAQDDACGANVEKAVETILSNEKTFNTMRMRALDNSPADAAKKIAMALSKDLGL is encoded by the coding sequence ATGGCGGGTGTTTCGAATCCATTGATCGTGATTGCCGCGGGCGGCACGGGCGGCCACATTTTTCCCGCGCTGTCGGTTGCGCTCGAGCTGCGCAGCCGCATGCCGGCTGCGTCGCTTTTGTGGATCGGAACGAGCCGCAGCCGCGAGAAGGAACTGTGCGAGCGGAACGCAATACCGTTGGAGATTCTTGACGTGGAAGGAATTCGGCGCGCATTGAGCCTGAGCGTTTTGCGCGCAACTGTCCGGTTTGTCAATGCATTTTGTACAATGGTTAAGCGGTTCGGAAAAAACAGGCCGTCCGCGGTCGTGGCGTTCGGCGGCTACGTGTGCGCTCCCGTGCTGAGCGCGGCGCGGCTGCGGCGCGTACCGTATTACCTGCAGGAACAGAACACCATTCCCGGCCTTGTCAACCGGCTGTTTGCGCGCAATGCGGCCGGGGTGTTCCTCGGGTTCCCGCTTGCGGGAAAGCGCCGGTTGGCCGGCATTGGCGAGGTTACCGGAACGCCGGTGCGGTCCGGCGAAAAATCATATGACGGATTCAACTATCCGGATGGCTTTGACAAAACGAGAAAGGCCATTCTGGTATGCGGCGGCAGCCAGGGCGCGCAGAGCATGAACGCGCTGCTTGCCGCCCCGGTCGACAAATGGGCCACAGCCGGCACGCAGGTGGTGTGGCAGACCGGCGGCCCGTCGTTTGCCGGACTGTCGGAGCGTTTCAAACGGCGGAAAGGAATGTTTTTGTTCCCCACGATAACGGATCTGTACCCATTTTACGCGGCCGCGAAGCTGGTGATCGGCCGCGCCGGCGCATCGACGCTCTCCGAGGTGAGTTACTTCGGCCTGCCGTGCGTGCTCATCCCGCTGCCGTGGGCTGCCGAAAACCACCAATGGGTCAACGCCGGTCTGGTGGAGGCGCAGGGATGGGGGATTCGCGTGGCGCAGGACGATGCGTGCGGCGCGAACGTGGAAAAAGCCGTGGAGACGATATTGTCAAATGAGAAGACGTTTAACACGATGCGCATGAGGGCGCTCGACAACAGCCCGGCCGACGCGGCGAAAAAAATCGCCATGGCGCTTTCGAAAGACCTGGGACTATGA
- the murD gene encoding UDP-N-acetylmuramoyl-L-alanine--D-glutamate ligase, whose product MRVEAKKAGAGLTLGRFADYSGGTSRFSPHERAKRISAVCNDSRKIQKGDVFVALETESDDGHKYVKSALDHGATAALVSKKKFGLFSDAEKAKCIVVNDPLAALQRAASKYRATLGCKMVGITGSSGKTTARAFISSVLKQTQTVSETRGNLNNHIGVPLCVLGFTGKETAGVLEMGANHHREIHVLSSIVRPDIGVIMNIGYAHIGYFGSLDNIAKAKFEIADGMKKNGVLVLNGDDPLLVKKGKKAKMNVVYFGMAKHCQVRASDVRLTAERHARFTVDKEEFELPMPGAHFIYAALAAIAVGRQFGVGAYAMRAAFSAMKPEPLRGTIEEKAGKTFIVDCYNANPSSMKSGIDLLVAVAGKKPKVAIVGDMLELGKYSSRLHAALGRQLAAAGVDRIIAIGEFAQTVAKAAAAGGVKQKNILTAKTSEAAVASAKAMLKPGDTVLLKGSRGIHLETVYQGLDAAAMSVKSLSLPKSYLPKRAAIIGAARSGIGAAKFLMRKGVEVFISDICAREKLDKLLASAGLDGIGREGGRHSDLVLANDVVILSPGVPSDLPILTEAKRRGIPVWSEIELAYRFTDAQFLAVTGSTGKSTTTSLLGAALEAAGRKYAVAGNIGIPLVNAVEGLSSDALVAAEISSFQLENIDLFRPKAAAVLNLMKNHLDRYESEEAYYNAKKQIARNFTFDNLLVLNSRDARLVAWAHEMIVKTNVCFFGAPAEGRDCVWHENGVMWARFGDKARALFRVTDMFLSGPHNYDNACAAAALAIAAGIDDKAIASGICAFKGLPHRLEYVGEVSGVKYYNDSKATTAESVQSAVTAFGRNVHLIAGGRDKGCDFSIVKDAIKMNTRGVYLIGEAAGRMAAEWKGLTRIAVFKSLEAAMRGAKNNARPGDVVVLSPGCSSFDMFDNFEHRGQVFASLVRKLKGEAR is encoded by the coding sequence ATGCGCGTTGAGGCAAAAAAGGCGGGCGCCGGGCTTACGCTCGGCCGGTTCGCCGACTACAGCGGCGGAACATCGCGGTTTTCCCCGCATGAGCGGGCGAAACGTATCAGCGCCGTGTGCAACGATTCGCGCAAAATCCAAAAGGGCGATGTGTTTGTCGCCCTCGAAACGGAAAGCGACGACGGGCACAAGTACGTGAAGAGCGCGCTTGACCACGGCGCAACGGCGGCCCTGGTATCGAAAAAGAAGTTCGGCTTGTTTTCGGACGCGGAAAAGGCAAAGTGCATCGTGGTCAATGACCCGCTCGCGGCGCTGCAGCGCGCGGCGTCAAAGTATCGCGCGACGCTCGGGTGCAAAATGGTGGGTATCACGGGAAGCAGCGGCAAGACAACGGCGCGCGCCTTTATTTCGTCCGTGCTCAAGCAGACGCAGACGGTTTCCGAAACGCGCGGCAACCTCAACAACCACATCGGCGTGCCGCTCTGCGTGCTCGGCTTTACCGGCAAAGAAACGGCCGGCGTCCTCGAAATGGGGGCCAACCACCACAGGGAAATCCACGTGCTCTCGAGCATCGTGCGGCCGGACATCGGCGTGATCATGAACATCGGCTACGCGCACATCGGGTATTTCGGCTCGCTTGACAACATCGCAAAGGCGAAGTTCGAGATCGCCGACGGCATGAAAAAAAACGGCGTGCTCGTGCTGAACGGCGACGATCCGCTGCTCGTGAAAAAAGGGAAAAAGGCGAAAATGAACGTGGTGTATTTCGGCATGGCAAAGCACTGCCAAGTGCGCGCGAGCGACGTGCGGCTCACCGCCGAAAGGCACGCGCGGTTCACTGTTGATAAAGAAGAATTCGAACTGCCCATGCCCGGAGCGCATTTCATATACGCGGCGCTTGCCGCAATCGCCGTGGGACGGCAGTTCGGCGTGGGCGCCTATGCGATGCGCGCGGCGTTTTCGGCCATGAAACCGGAGCCCCTGCGCGGCACCATCGAGGAAAAAGCGGGAAAAACGTTCATTGTTGACTGCTACAACGCAAACCCGTCGTCAATGAAAAGCGGCATAGACCTGCTCGTCGCGGTGGCCGGTAAAAAACCGAAAGTGGCGATCGTGGGCGACATGCTGGAGCTGGGAAAATACTCGTCACGGCTGCACGCGGCGCTCGGCCGGCAGCTTGCCGCCGCGGGCGTCGACCGCATCATTGCTATTGGGGAATTTGCGCAGACCGTGGCCAAAGCCGCGGCAGCGGGCGGCGTGAAACAGAAAAATATCCTTACCGCCAAAACCAGCGAAGCCGCCGTGGCGTCCGCAAAGGCGATGCTCAAGCCGGGCGACACCGTGCTGCTCAAGGGCTCGCGCGGCATACATCTCGAGACCGTGTATCAGGGACTTGACGCGGCGGCCATGTCGGTGAAATCATTGTCCCTTCCCAAGTCGTACCTACCGAAGCGCGCGGCAATCATCGGCGCGGCCCGAAGCGGCATCGGCGCGGCGAAATTCCTGATGCGCAAGGGCGTGGAGGTGTTCATCAGCGACATCTGTGCACGGGAAAAGCTCGACAAGCTGCTTGCCTCAGCCGGCCTTGACGGCATCGGCCGCGAAGGGGGCAGGCACAGCGACCTGGTGCTCGCGAACGACGTCGTCATCCTGTCGCCCGGCGTTCCGTCGGACCTCCCGATCCTCACGGAGGCAAAACGCCGCGGCATTCCGGTGTGGTCGGAGATCGAGCTTGCCTACCGGTTCACCGACGCGCAATTCCTCGCCGTCACCGGGTCAACGGGAAAAAGCACCACCACGAGCCTGCTCGGTGCCGCTTTGGAGGCCGCGGGCAGAAAATACGCGGTGGCGGGGAACATAGGAATCCCGCTTGTCAATGCCGTGGAAGGGCTGTCTTCCGACGCATTGGTGGCGGCCGAGATTTCGAGCTTCCAGCTCGAGAACATCGATTTGTTCAGGCCCAAGGCCGCCGCCGTGCTCAACCTCATGAAAAACCATCTTGACAGGTACGAAAGTGAAGAGGCCTACTACAACGCCAAGAAGCAGATCGCCCGCAACTTCACCTTCGACAACCTGCTGGTGCTTAACTCTCGCGACGCGCGCCTCGTGGCATGGGCGCACGAGATGATCGTGAAGACCAACGTTTGCTTTTTCGGCGCGCCCGCCGAGGGCCGCGACTGCGTGTGGCATGAAAACGGCGTGATGTGGGCGCGCTTCGGCGACAAGGCCCGCGCCCTGTTCCGGGTGACCGACATGTTCCTGAGCGGGCCGCACAACTACGACAACGCCTGCGCCGCGGCCGCGCTCGCGATCGCCGCCGGCATCGACGACAAGGCGATCGCTTCCGGCATCTGCGCCTTCAAGGGGCTGCCGCACCGGCTCGAATACGTCGGCGAGGTGAGCGGCGTGAAATACTACAACGATTCCAAGGCGACCACGGCCGAGTCGGTGCAAAGCGCCGTGACCGCGTTCGGCCGCAACGTGCACCTGATCGCGGGCGGCCGCGACAAGGGCTGCGATTTTTCTATTGTCAAGGATGCGATCAAAATGAACACGCGGGGCGTGTACCTGATCGGCGAGGCCGCCGGCCGCATGGCGGCCGAATGGAAGGGACTCACGCGGATCGCCGTGTTTAAATCGCTTGAAGCGGCCATGCGCGGCGCGAAAAACAACGCCCGGCCCGGCGACGTGGTGGTGCTGTCGCCCGGATGTTCGAGCTTCGACATGTTCGACAACTTCGAGCACCGCGGACAGGTGTTCGCGTCGCTCGTGCGCAAACTGAAAGGGGAGGCACGGTGA
- the rsmH gene encoding 16S rRNA (cytosine(1402)-N(4))-methyltransferase RsmH, whose product MLDANEVYHVPVLLKESVEALAVKPEGTYLDATVGGGGHFREILSRLDKRGTAIGIDRDPDAIEWCRAATGGNAATVILEQCAFSRFGTVLDKHDIGALDGLLLDLGVSSRQIDAANRGFSYMKDAALDMRMDPSADMTAARYCAQASEHELANALATYGEITNPTRMAAAIKKCQATRPLRTSADLVGCLKREYGPALAVKVIAKVFQALRIAVNGELSELAACLDAALSYVKKGGRIVVISYHSLEDRIVKNFFRDNEQACTCPSVFERCRCGKKIMVKRLNKKVIRPSEDEVRKNPRARSARLRAAEKVA is encoded by the coding sequence ATGTTGGACGCTAACGAAGTCTACCATGTTCCCGTGCTCCTCAAAGAGAGCGTGGAAGCGCTTGCGGTGAAACCGGAGGGGACCTATCTCGACGCGACGGTGGGAGGCGGCGGGCACTTCAGGGAAATACTTTCGCGTCTCGACAAAAGGGGAACCGCCATTGGAATCGACAGAGACCCCGACGCAATTGAATGGTGCCGCGCCGCCACGGGCGGGAACGCGGCGACCGTCATCCTCGAGCAATGCGCGTTTTCACGGTTCGGCACAGTTCTTGACAAACACGACATCGGCGCCCTTGACGGGCTGCTGCTCGACCTCGGCGTTTCGTCCCGCCAGATCGATGCGGCCAACCGGGGGTTTTCGTACATGAAGGATGCCGCGCTCGACATGCGGATGGACCCTTCGGCGGACATGACCGCGGCAAGGTATTGCGCGCAGGCGAGCGAGCATGAACTCGCAAACGCCCTTGCGACCTACGGGGAAATAACGAACCCGACGCGCATGGCCGCCGCCATCAAGAAATGCCAGGCGACGCGCCCGCTGCGCACCTCCGCCGACCTGGTGGGGTGCCTTAAACGGGAATACGGCCCCGCACTCGCCGTGAAGGTGATCGCGAAGGTGTTCCAGGCGCTCAGAATAGCCGTGAACGGCGAGCTTTCCGAGCTTGCGGCCTGCCTGGACGCGGCGTTGTCGTATGTAAAGAAGGGCGGCAGGATCGTGGTCATTTCCTATCATTCGCTCGAGGACAGGATCGTGAAGAATTTTTTCCGGGACAATGAGCAGGCCTGCACCTGCCCTTCGGTTTTTGAACGCTGCCGGTGCGGAAAAAAAATAATGGTTAAGCGCCTAAACAAAAAAGTGATCCGGCCCTCGGAAGACGAAGTGAGAAAAAATCCCCGCGCAAGAAGCGCGCGGCTGCGCGCGGCCGAGAAGGTCGCTTAG
- a CDS encoding penicillin-binding transpeptidase domain-containing protein, giving the protein MPTFKARMLCIVLLLTLCAAGIVARLFYIQVLRNKEFAAESRKQAQQRVILVAKRGDLRDRRGRVLSTSVGSQLVLPAEMLGPQDLPADSARQRIALRRVYPFGDAAGAVLGYVGKDGSGLGGAEFFFDKQLRGENGWAIVMRDGRNRKYPTIDLPRKQPEPGADVYLTLDIDIQKIAENVVRQSVAALAAKGGMCIVMEPASGAILAMVNEPAFNPNMPARYALDARLNKCIGYTFEPGSTFKTVTAACALQEGVRKETDIIDGNQGVYEVYDEKIRDEKPYGRLTFSDALAYSSNVCFAKVANDIGNDRLYKYARDFGFGSQTGVQLPGEECGVVHPIEKWSGRTRVTMAIGQEVGVTLLQMSLLFAAIANGGVLVEPRIVGTVRAAGGTMLDSTAVKPVRRVVSREVAGRLTAILRTVVTKGTGVKAAIPGIAVAGKTGTAQKFDKEAGTYSNLLGWASFIGFAPAENPLLLCAVVIDEPQHGEMGGMAAAPAFQKIMSQIISHPQLEFAEKILGRPGADGAIEAEEGTPVPDLVGMPSEMAAAALKAENIPFEIVGGGKGKIAFQEPEGKNLLAPTRKLLLYTTVQDSAKPGRGDIAMPSCVGKDLREAVNAMNLKGLSPYVIGAGIVTRQGPIAGNLVHHAEACTLVCSFGAPAGKM; this is encoded by the coding sequence ATGCCCACCTTCAAGGCGCGGATGCTTTGCATCGTCCTCCTCCTGACGCTCTGCGCCGCGGGTATCGTGGCGCGGCTTTTTTACATCCAGGTGCTGCGCAACAAGGAGTTCGCCGCCGAAAGCAGGAAGCAGGCGCAGCAGCGCGTGATCCTGGTTGCGAAGCGCGGCGACCTCCGCGACAGGAGGGGCCGCGTGCTTTCGACGAGCGTGGGCAGCCAGCTGGTGCTGCCGGCCGAGATGCTCGGGCCGCAGGACCTGCCCGCCGATTCGGCGCGCCAGCGGATAGCGCTGCGCCGCGTCTATCCCTTCGGCGACGCGGCGGGCGCCGTGCTCGGGTACGTGGGCAAGGACGGCTCGGGCCTGGGCGGCGCCGAGTTCTTTTTTGACAAGCAACTCCGTGGGGAAAACGGCTGGGCCATCGTGATGCGCGACGGCCGCAACCGGAAATACCCCACGATCGACCTGCCGAGAAAGCAGCCCGAGCCCGGCGCCGACGTGTACCTCACCCTCGACATCGACATCCAGAAGATCGCGGAGAACGTGGTGCGCCAGTCGGTGGCGGCACTGGCCGCGAAGGGCGGCATGTGCATCGTGATGGAGCCGGCCAGCGGCGCCATCCTCGCCATGGTGAACGAGCCGGCCTTCAACCCGAACATGCCGGCCCGCTACGCCCTCGATGCCCGGCTTAACAAATGCATCGGCTATACCTTCGAGCCCGGCTCCACGTTCAAGACGGTCACCGCGGCGTGCGCCCTGCAGGAGGGCGTGCGGAAGGAGACCGACATCATCGACGGGAACCAGGGCGTTTACGAGGTGTATGATGAAAAGATCCGCGACGAGAAGCCCTACGGCAGGCTAACGTTTTCCGACGCGCTGGCCTATTCGAGCAACGTGTGTTTCGCCAAGGTGGCCAACGACATCGGCAACGACCGCCTTTACAAATACGCACGCGATTTCGGGTTCGGTTCCCAGACTGGCGTCCAGCTTCCCGGCGAGGAATGCGGCGTGGTGCATCCCATCGAAAAATGGTCGGGCCGCACGCGCGTGACCATGGCCATCGGCCAGGAGGTGGGCGTGACGCTGCTGCAGATGTCGCTGCTGTTCGCCGCGATCGCCAACGGCGGCGTGCTCGTTGAACCGAGGATAGTGGGGACCGTCCGCGCGGCCGGCGGGACCATGCTTGACAGCACGGCAGTAAAGCCGGTGCGCCGCGTGGTCTCAAGGGAGGTGGCCGGCCGGCTCACCGCCATTTTGCGCACCGTGGTCACCAAAGGGACCGGCGTCAAGGCCGCGATCCCCGGGATCGCCGTGGCGGGCAAGACCGGGACCGCGCAGAAGTTCGACAAGGAGGCGGGCACATATTCGAACCTTCTGGGCTGGGCGTCGTTCATCGGGTTCGCGCCCGCCGAAAACCCCCTGCTGCTCTGCGCGGTGGTGATTGACGAACCGCAACACGGCGAGATGGGCGGCATGGCGGCGGCGCCGGCGTTCCAGAAAATCATGAGCCAGATCATTTCGCACCCGCAGCTCGAGTTCGCCGAGAAGATACTCGGCCGGCCGGGGGCGGACGGCGCGATCGAGGCGGAGGAGGGAACGCCGGTGCCCGATCTCGTGGGCATGCCTTCGGAGATGGCCGCCGCGGCGCTGAAGGCCGAAAACATCCCGTTTGAGATCGTGGGCGGCGGGAAAGGGAAAATTGCTTTTCAGGAACCGGAGGGGAAAAATCTTCTCGCTCCTACACGGAAGCTTTTGCTCTATACCACGGTTCAGGATTCGGCAAAGCCCGGGCGCGGCGACATCGCCATGCCCAGCTGCGTGGGCAAGGACCTGCGCGAAGCGGTGAACGCGATGAACCTGAAAGGGCTTTCGCCCTATGTGATCGGCGCCGGCATCGTCACACGCCAGGGGCCCATCGCGGGCAACCTCGTGCACCATGCCGAGGCCTGCACGCTCGTGTGCTCGTTTGGCGCACCGGCCGGAAAAATGTAG
- a CDS encoding putative peptidoglycan glycosyltransferase FtsW gives MNGKLSRIDLGLFIATLVMVGLSIVMVYSSSFALAQSKFGGSDFFLARQLVRAGLALACFMVFINVDYHFWGRHSTGAYFGVIALLLFVLVAPAARAIHGARRWISLGFIQFQVSELALLVLVILLAAQLSRAGEEIKDTKKLAGFLVKIGVVCGLIGLEPNFSTAALVAAIGVVLLFVAGARISHLAALIGAAIPFGVLAAFGAGYRRHRIFAFLHTPGHSGDVGYQAYQALIGLGNGGLFGVGIGQGDQKYFYLPEPHTDFVFSILGEEIGFVGLLLVLLLFAFIVYCGIKIALSAPDTMGRLMAFGFTFVCAIYALIHAAVNVGLVPTTGIPLPFLSYGGMSLVFTVGSMGILLNISSQGRRMPSMQFRKIHHLPRDRG, from the coding sequence GTGAACGGCAAGCTGTCGCGCATCGACCTGGGATTGTTCATCGCCACGCTCGTGATGGTCGGCCTGAGCATCGTGATGGTGTACAGCTCGTCGTTCGCGCTCGCGCAAAGCAAGTTCGGCGGCTCGGATTTCTTCCTCGCGCGCCAGCTCGTGCGCGCCGGGCTGGCCCTGGCGTGCTTTATGGTATTTATCAACGTTGACTACCATTTCTGGGGACGCCACAGCACCGGCGCATACTTCGGCGTTATCGCGCTTTTGCTGTTCGTGCTCGTGGCGCCGGCCGCAAGGGCGATCCACGGCGCGCGTAGATGGATTTCCCTCGGGTTCATCCAGTTCCAGGTTTCGGAGCTCGCGCTTCTCGTTCTGGTCATCCTGCTCGCGGCGCAGCTTTCTCGGGCGGGCGAGGAAATAAAAGACACCAAGAAGCTCGCGGGCTTTCTCGTGAAAATAGGGGTCGTGTGCGGCCTTATCGGGCTGGAGCCCAATTTTTCGACCGCAGCGTTGGTGGCGGCCATCGGTGTCGTGCTGCTGTTCGTGGCAGGCGCCCGCATCTCGCACCTAGCGGCGCTGATTGGCGCGGCGATTCCGTTCGGCGTTCTCGCGGCATTCGGCGCCGGATACCGCAGGCACAGGATTTTCGCTTTTTTGCACACGCCCGGCCATTCCGGCGATGTGGGGTACCAGGCGTATCAGGCGCTCATCGGGCTCGGCAACGGCGGCTTGTTCGGCGTGGGCATTGGCCAGGGCGATCAGAAATATTTCTACCTGCCCGAGCCGCACACCGATTTCGTGTTCTCGATACTTGGCGAGGAAATCGGGTTCGTGGGACTTCTTCTCGTTCTCCTGCTGTTCGCGTTCATCGTTTACTGCGGAATAAAAATCGCGCTGTCCGCGCCCGACACCATGGGACGGCTCATGGCGTTCGGGTTCACGTTCGTGTGCGCGATTTACGCGCTGATACACGCGGCCGTCAACGTGGGGCTCGTGCCCACCACCGGCATCCCGCTGCCGTTTTTAAGCTACGGCGGCATGAGCCTGGTATTCACCGTGGGCAGCATGGGCATCCTGCTCAACATTTCGAGCCAGGGGCGGCGTATGCCGTCGATGCAGTTCAGGAAAATTCACCATCTGCCGCGGGACAGGGGTTAA